One segment of Cyprinus carpio isolate SPL01 chromosome B20, ASM1834038v1, whole genome shotgun sequence DNA contains the following:
- the LOC122141063 gene encoding actin-related protein 10-like, which translates to MLFEQDNEEKSIATLLLDTLVKCPIDTRKVLSENLVIIGGTSMLPGFLHRLLSEIRSLVEKPKYRDALATKSFRIHSPPAKPNCTAWLGGAIFGALQDILGSRSVSRDYYNQTGRIPDWCCLSTPLPDQSMRRERRLRLL; encoded by the exons ATGTTGTTCGAGCAGGATAATGAGGAGAAATCCATCGCCACGCTGCTGCTGGACACTTTGGTGAAG TGTCCCATCGACACTCGTAAGGTTCTGTCGGAGAACCTGGTGATAATCGGCGGTACGTCCATGCTGCCCGGGTTCCTGCACCGACTCCTGTCTGAGATCCGCTCGCTGGTGGAGAAACCCAAGTACCGCGATGCTCTGGCTACCAAGAGCTTCCGGATCCACAGCCCACCCGCCAAACCCAACTGCACCGCCTGGTTAGGAG GTGCTATATTTGGAGCATTGCAGGACATTTTAGGGAGTCGTTCAGTGTCCAGAGATTACTACAACCAGACGGGCCGCATCCCAGACTGGTGTTGTCTCAGCACTCCTCTACCAGATCAGTCTATGAGGCGGGAAAGACGCCTCCGCCTCTTATGA